A genomic region of Streptomyces rimosus contains the following coding sequences:
- a CDS encoding MSCRAMM family protein yields MHIHSPRRTTAAAITVAAAVAGPLAWAPAAAAHAPEPTSSASAPAVRHLPETGGVKIFKKDPDGGRMAGAAFTLLDDAGKEAASGRTDAEGRLAFEDLSTGVYRLKETDSGSPLHTVAADQDVIVTPGTAVPLTVIDPFKPANLTVKKTDKSSGKPLPGAIVNVTLVDSSGKTVTVTTGKDGTATVQLPVTTRTGTPYKITESKAPSGYELDSAPAKITAKPGASETVTLADTPKRHPTPTPSPTETAPTPTAPAKPAPERTPGKQNQATPRPEASASGAAAPTPSSATPTPQQATGSLAHTGADATPWLLGTAGVLLAGGAAVVIAARRRRSQDAAPTDGR; encoded by the coding sequence TTGCACATCCATTCACCCCGCCGTACCACAGCGGCAGCCATCACCGTTGCCGCTGCTGTCGCAGGCCCCCTGGCCTGGGCTCCGGCCGCTGCGGCCCACGCTCCCGAGCCGACCTCGTCCGCCTCCGCACCCGCCGTACGGCACCTGCCCGAGACCGGCGGCGTGAAGATCTTCAAGAAGGACCCCGACGGGGGCCGGATGGCGGGGGCCGCGTTCACCCTGCTCGACGATGCCGGCAAGGAAGCCGCCAGCGGCCGTACGGACGCCGAGGGGCGACTGGCCTTCGAAGACCTTTCCACTGGCGTCTACCGGCTCAAGGAGACCGACAGCGGCAGCCCGCTGCACACCGTCGCCGCTGACCAGGACGTCATCGTCACCCCCGGCACCGCCGTGCCGCTGACGGTCATCGACCCGTTCAAGCCGGCGAACCTGACCGTGAAGAAGACCGACAAGAGCAGCGGCAAACCTCTTCCCGGAGCCATCGTCAACGTCACTCTGGTCGACAGCAGCGGTAAGACTGTCACGGTGACCACGGGCAAGGACGGCACCGCCACGGTCCAACTGCCCGTTACCACCCGAACCGGCACCCCCTACAAGATCACCGAATCCAAGGCCCCCTCGGGGTACGAGCTGGACAGCGCCCCAGCCAAGATCACCGCCAAGCCCGGGGCGTCGGAAACGGTCACCCTCGCCGACACCCCGAAGCGCCACCCGACCCCCACCCCCTCGCCGACCGAGACCGCCCCGACGCCGACGGCACCGGCCAAGCCCGCGCCGGAGCGGACGCCCGGGAAACAGAACCAGGCCACGCCGCGTCCCGAGGCGAGCGCTTCCGGCGCGGCGGCGCCGACGCCCTCCTCCGCAACCCCCACCCCGCAACAGGCAACTGGATCACTCGCCCACACCGGAGCCGATGCCACCCCCTGGCTCCTGGGGACCGCCGGGGTTCTGCTCGCCGGTGGCGCAGCCGTCGTCATCGCAGCCCGACGACGACGTTCGCAGGACGCCGCACCCACCGACGGCAGGTAA